In Pithys albifrons albifrons isolate INPA30051 chromosome 6, PitAlb_v1, whole genome shotgun sequence, a single genomic region encodes these proteins:
- the CEP170B gene encoding centrosomal protein of 170 kDa protein B isoform X9: MSVTSWFLVSSTGIRHRLPREMIFVGRDDCELMLQSRSVDKQHAVINYDKEKDEHWVKDLGSLNGTFVNDVRIPDQKYITLKLNDVIRFGYDPNMYVLEQIQHKVPEEALKHEKYTSQLQMNYKGTAMKRAEQPMEHGVYTESPQAKLEKGERKAITETNTYRTPLYGQPSWWGEDDANNKEDRRQEEHYSERSKEITQHEEEMNGNISTYRDAQEQSVFAFRREPSYFEIPTKEFQQPSKSPETQVHEIPTKDIDAVVAPVVQSHASFTIEFDDGTPGKIKIKDHVTKFSLRQRRPYSKEPAHTEVMSAESKVADWLVQNDPSLMRRQSAGDDVYSTKSDLPVHVRTLKGNRHEDGTQSDSEDPVAPKVEKETPAGSERPTEQTRLQRQMRRDPHEMLHNKQAFVIEFFEDTPRKKRSQSFTHSAHSSQSDTDPGLKNKVEKRKNALPAEKLGNSVPPSHLTAQVGKPSSNSCGTQRTSSFKREKTEDRINSSSSSTSRASAKTYGSIGRKSKMAQDFMAEYLRETAQSGKQSAEKPAPLPMPVAPHVVISSEPESVSAPPPEVKSAQGRRNDEEDSVSETGTYTIETESQDKEVEEARKMIDQVFGVLESPEFSRISSAFRPVIKGEKDDSSSQHLISENGTSQKSPLLQALSSKAVSGSQAEAQMSAASQGSQKWVSRWASLADSYSEPGSASGQGDGSAESGVAPKPGEPENSVPSRTRRLLPQLPPSDKSDSPTPTVLVCQESYSEVSKRTIMKDHCVEAYGDPSSRLFIQEDLDPDSLSDASRSDDGFSMEKGKKYKDNNKMLEQTGEDNRSESRQAGASRISHVRAGSEPVSTSFYIGDDSNDVGVPSKLSLSVSHARADKDIKDQEFSFKCAGTPVPGKPPVKDVSAYINAAGKVVISLHQSLPQDQENMSGKETASFVRQESFTKDKSSSGVPQNKLPHISSHPLLKDLEAVRSTRMDFSQETHLLLKDTETALAALEAKLLSQSQQLEPSETAGQLEDSLSGDSDVDTASTVSLVSGKNVPTSAPKRKAVSSLQKEKSSSSPSIQDQCGQPSARDRLTEKQKTQAPEASNRAEATKRFQMKRSTGTRGSLDFTDDERNSSLPYLPVPDTVVSDHEHSVARPVPRRKPYTQTSKEDQSKTTSNVQKIQQVLTRSNSLSTPRPTRASKLRRARLGDASDNECVDAEKTNPNTETTTQGPKQPTETKKLSRLDILAMPRKRAGSFTVPSDSETTQSRTGFSGRSAESYRKTGISEVRAAARKTAAAASAKQPFSRTRSSSVKYSSSSTTQTPRIRGSGLGKQKLNGRETDDDEDFDDHPDPYNFMAQTAEIAEIARLSQTLVKDVAILAREIHDVAGDGDSQSSSGTGPSTSLSSVPNTPASTISAREELVQHIPEASLNYQKVPPGSVELKDFDQNMNDNREEDPSRKTRTRNREEVIFDNLMLNPVSQLSHTIRENTENLAEKMKILFQNSERTWEEMEAKINSENEVPILKTSNKEISSILKELRRVQKQLEVINAIIDPTGNLDIVASNKASAAAKQSTATKVRTANNSGSTLETLSPAQMRNYTQKSNCGSSSLQDSNFIPDGEKYVI, from the exons AAACAAATACTTACCGCACCCCTCTCTATGGACAGCCCTCCTGGTGGGGGGAAGATGATGCAAATAACAAGGAGGACAGAAGGCAAGAGGAACATTACTCAG AGAGATCCAAAGAGATAACCCAGCATGAGGAGGAAATGAATGGGAATATTTCTACTTATAGAGATGCCCAAGAACAATCTGTGTTTGCCTTTCGGAGAGAGCCAAGTTATTTTGAGATTCCAACTAAAGAATTTCAGCAGCCATCCAAATCTCCAGAAACACAGGTCCATGAGATCCCAACAAAGGATATTGATGCTGTGGTAGCCCCTGTTGTACAGAGTCATGCCTCTTTCACCATTGAATTCGATGATGGTACCCCTGgcaaaataaagataaaagaCCATGTGACTAAATTTTCACTCAGACAGAGAAGACCGTATAGTAAGGAACCAGCTCATACAGAAGTGATGTCTGCGGAGAGCAAAGTGGCTGACTGGCTTGTCCAGAATGACCCAAGCTTGATGAGACGTCAGTCTGCAGGAGATGATGTTTACAGCACCAAGAGTGACCTGCCAGTTCACGTGAGGACACTTAAAG GCAATAGGCACGAGGACGGGACACAGAGCGACTCTGAAGACCCTGTGGCACCCAAGGTGGAGAAGGAGACGCCAGCAGGCAGTGAACGTCCGACAGAGCAAACCAGGCTCCAGCGCCAGATGAGGCGAGATCCCCACGAGATGCTGCACAACAAGCAGGCCTTCGTCATCGAGTTCTTCGAGGACACACCACGGAAGAAGCGGTCACAGTCCTTCACGCACAGCGCTCACTCCTCCCAGAGCGACACCGACCCAGGGCTGAAGAACAAGGTTGAAAAGCGCAAGAATGCACTGCCAGCAGAGAAACTGGGAAATTCAGTGCCACCATCCCACCTCACAGCCCAGGTGGGCAAACCCAGTAGCAACTCCTGCGGGACCCAAAGAACAAGCTCCTTCAAGAGGGAGAAGACGGAGGATCGGATCAACTCATCATCCTCCTCTACTTCCAGAGCATCAGCCAAAACTTACGGGAGCATTGGGAGGAAGTCTAAAATGGCTCAGGATTTTATGGCCGAGTACTTGCGTGAGACTGCTCAGTCTGGGAAGCAGAGTGCTGAGAaaccagcccctctgcccatgCCAGTGGCTCCACATGTGGTTATATCATCAGAACCAGAGTCTGTGTCTGCTCCACCTCCAGAGGTGAagtctgcccagggcaggaggaatgATGAGGAAGATAGTGTAAGCGAAACAGGGACATACACCATTGAGACAGAGTCGCAGGATAAAGAGGTGGAGGAAGCACGAAAAATGATAGATCAG GTTTTTGGCGTTCTTGAGTCACCTGAATTTTCCAGAATCTCTTCAGCCTTTAGACCAGTAATTAAAGGTGAAAAAGATGACTCCAGCTCTCAGCATCTAATCAGTGAAAATGGCACTAGTCAGAAGTCACCCTTGCTCCAGGCACTTTCCTCAAAAGCTGTGAGTGGGTCTCAGGCTGAAGCTCAG ATGTCTGCAGCATCTCAAGGGAGTCAGAAGTGGGTGTCTAGGTGGGCGAGCCTTGCGGACAGTTACTCGGAGCCTGGATCTGCCTCTGGGCAGGGTGATGGAAGTGCAG AAAGCGGTGTAGCCCCAAAACCCGGGGAACCGGAAAACTCTGTGCCCTCGAGAACAAGGCGCCTTCTTCCCCAACTCCCACCAAGCGATAAATCAGACAGCCCCACGCCCACGGTCCTGGTTTGCCAGGAGTCCTATTCTGAGGTTTCCAAGAGAACCATCATGAAAGACCACTGTGTGGAAGCCTATGGCGATCCCAGCAGCCGCCTCTTCATCCAAGAAGACTTGGATCCGGATAGCCTTAGTGATGCCAGCAGATCTGACGATGGCTTCAGcatggaaaaaggcaaaaaatataaagaCAATAACAAAATGCTAGAGCAGACAGGGGAAGACAATAGATCAGAGAGCCGGCAGGCAGGAGCCTCCCGGATCTCACACGTGAGAGCTGGAAGTGAGCCAGTTTCTACTTCTTTCTACATTGGTGATGACAGCAATGATGTGGGAGTTCCCTCCAAGCTCTCCCTGAGCGTGTCCCATGCTCGAGCAGACAAAGATATCAAGGATCAGGAGTTTTCCTTCAAGTGTGCTGGCACACCGGTTCCTGGAAAGCCACCAGTCAAAGATGTTAGTGCTTATATaaatgcagctggaaaagtTGTTATTTCCCTTCATCAGAGTCTTCCTCAAGATCAAGAAAACATGTCAGGAAAGGAAACGGCATCTTTTGTTAGACAGGAAAGTTTTACCAAAGACAAATCAAGCAGTGGTGTTCCTCAAAATAAACTCCCGCATATTTCAAGTCACCCTCTGCTTAAAGATTTAGAGGCTGTTCGGTCAACTCGTATGGACTTTAGTCAGGAGACTCATCTTCTCCTCAAGGACACTGAAACTGCCTTGGCAGCATTGGAAGCCAAATTACTTAGTCAAAGCCAACAGCTGGAGCCCTCAGAAACTGCTGGTCAGCTGGAGGACTCCTTGTCAGGGGACTCGGATGTAGACACTGCCAGCACAGTCAGCTTGGTGAGCGGCAAAAATGTCCCGACGAGTGCCCCGAAACGCAAAGCAGTCTCAAGCTTGCAGAAGGAGAAGTCTTCCTCCTCACCTTCCATCCAGGACCAGTGCGGGCAGCCCAGCGCTCGGGACAGGCTGACGGAGAAGCAGAAAACCCAAGCACCAGAGGCATCAAACCGTGCAGAGGCTACCAAACGCTTCCAGATGAAGCGGAGCACTGGGACTCGAGGGTCACTTGACTTCACGGATGATGAGAGAAATTCGAGCTTGCCCTACTTGCCGGTCCCTGACACGGTCGTGTCTGACCACGAGCACTCGGTAGCCCGGCCAGTTCCCAGAAGGAAACCTTATACTCAGACCAGCAAGGAGGATCAGAGCAAAACAACCTCAAATGTCCAGAAAATCCAGCAGGTTCTCACCCGCTCCAACAGTTTATCCACCCCGCGGCCCACACGGGCCTCGAAGCTACGCCGTGCCCGGCTTGGAGATGCTTCGGACAATGAATGTGTCGATGctgagaaaacaaaccccaacactGAAACCACCACTCAGGGCCCCAAGCAGCCCACAGAGACGAAGAAGCTCTCCCGGCTGGACATCctggccatgcccaggaaaCGGGCAGGTTCATTTACAGTGCCCAGTGACTCGGAGACGACGCAGTCGAGGACAGGGTTTTCAGGCCGCAGTGCAGAGTCCTATCGGAAAACAGGGATTTCGGAGGTTAGAGCCGCGGCgaggaaaacagcagctgctgcctctgccaagcAGCCTTTCAGCAGGACCCGTTCAAGCAGTGTCAAGTATTCCTCCTCATCCA CCACACAAACGCCGCGGATACgtggctctgggctgggcaAGCAGAAGCTCAACGGCAGAGAAACAGATGATGATGAAGATTTTGATGACCACCCTGATCCCTACAACTTCATGGCGCAAACAGCAGAGATAGCAGAAATAGCCAG GCTCAGCCAAACCTTGGTGAAGGATGTGGCCATCCTTGCTCGAGAGATTCATGATGTTGCTGGAGATGGGGACTCACAGAGTTCATCAGGGACGGGACCAAGCACCTCCCTCAGTTCTGTGCCCAACACTCCTGCTTCCACCATATCAGCGAGAGAAGAG TTGGTGCAGCACATTCCAGAAGCAAGTCTGAACTACCAGAAAGTGCCTCCGGGATCAGTGGAACTGAAGGATTTTGACCAAAATATGAATGATAATAGAGAAGAGGATCCCTCAAGAAAAACGAGGACAAGAAACCGTGAGGAG GTAATCTTTGACAATCTGATGTTGAACCCAGTGTCCCAGTTATCACATACAATAcgtgaaaatacagaaaacctagctgaaaaaatgaa GATTCTGTTTCAAAACTCAGAAAGGAcctgggaggagatggaggcCAAAATCAATTCAGAAAATGAAGTGCCAATTCTGAAGACATCAAACAAG GAAATCAGTTCTATCCTGAAGGAGCTCAGGCGAGTTCAAAAACAGCTTGAAG tcatAAATGCTATCATTGACCCTACTGGAAACTTGGATATAGTTGCCAGCAACAAAGCATCTGCTGCTGCTAAACAATCTACAGCCACTAAAGTCAGGACTGCTAACAATTCTGGGTCCACACTGGAGACTTTGTCCCCAGCACAGATGAGAAACTACACTCAGAAATCGAACTGTGGGTCTTCTAGCTTACAAGATTCAAATTTCATTCCAGATGGAGAGAAATATGTGATCTGA
- the CEP170B gene encoding centrosomal protein of 170 kDa protein B isoform X1: protein MSVTSWFLVSSTGIRHRLPREMIFVGRDDCELMLQSRSVDKQHAVINYDKEKDEHWVKDLGSLNGTFVNDVRIPDQKYITLKLNDVIRFGYDPNMYVLEQIQHKVPEEALKHEKYTSQLQMNYKGTAMKRAEQPMEHGVYTESPQAKLEKGERKAITETNTYRTPLYGQPSWWGEDDANNKEDRRQEEHYSERSKEITQHEEEMNGNISTYRDAQEQSVFAFRREPSYFEIPTKEFQQPSKSPETQVHEIPTKDIDAVVAPVVQSHASFTIEFDDGTPGKIKIKDHVTKFSLRQRRPYSKEPAHTEVMSAESKVADWLVQNDPSLMRRQSAGDDVYSTKSDLPVHVRTLKGSWSLTESCCVPSHSFPSPKKGNRHEDGTQSDSEDPVAPKVEKETPAGSERPTEQTRLQRQMRRDPHEMLHNKQAFVIEFFEDTPRKKRSQSFTHSAHSSQSDTDPGLKNKVEKRKNALPAEKLGNSVPPSHLTAQVGKPSSNSCGTQRTSSFKREKTEDRINSSSSSTSRASAKTYGSIGRKSKMAQDFMAEYLRETAQSGKQSAEKPAPLPMPVAPHVVISSEPESVSAPPPEVKSAQGRRNDEEDSVSETGTYTIETESQDKEVEEARKMIDQVFGVLESPEFSRISSAFRPVIKGEKDDSSSQHLISENGTSQKSPLLQALSSKAVSGSQAEAQMSAASQGSQKWVSRWASLADSYSEPGSASGQGDGSAESGVAPKPGEPENSVPSRTRRLLPQLPPSDKSDSPTPTVLVCQESYSEVSKRTIMKDHCVEAYGDPSSRLFIQEDLDPDSLSDASRSDDGFSMEKGKKYKDNNKMLEQTGEDNRSESRQAGASRISHVRAGSEPVSTSFYIGDDSNDVGVPSKLSLSVSHARADKDIKDQEFSFKCAGTPVPGKPPVKDVSAYINAAGKVVISLHQSLPQDQENMSGKETASFVRQESFTKDKSSSGVPQNKLPHISSHPLLKDLEAVRSTRMDFSQETHLLLKDTETALAALEAKLLSQSQQLEPSETAGQLEDSLSGDSDVDTASTVSLVSGKNVPTSAPKRKAVSSLQKEKSSSSPSIQDQCGQPSARDRLTEKQKTQAPEASNRAEATKRFQMKRSTGTRGSLDFTDDERNSSLPYLPVPDTVVSDHEHSVARPVPRRKPYTQTSKEDQSKTTSNVQKIQQVLTRSNSLSTPRPTRASKLRRARLGDASDNECVDAEKTNPNTETTTQGPKQPTETKKLSRLDILAMPRKRAGSFTVPSDSETTQSRTGFSGRSAESYRKTGISEVRAAARKTAAAASAKQPFSRTRSSSVKYSSSSTSRRRPQGSDYTSTSEEEYGSNHSSPKHKRSHTSTATQTPRIRGSGLGKQKLNGRETDDDEDFDDHPDPYNFMAQTAEIAEIARLSQTLVKDVAILAREIHDVAGDGDSQSSSGTGPSTSLSSVPNTPASTISAREEIARRSFRLAYPSQLVQHIPEASLNYQKVPPGSVELKDFDQNMNDNREEDPSRKTRTRNREEVIFDNLMLNPVSQLSHTIRENTENLAEKMKILFQNSERTWEEMEAKINSENEVPILKTSNKEISSILKELRRVQKQLEVINAIIDPTGNLDIVASNKASAAAKQSTATKVRTANNSGSTLETLSPAQMRNYTQKSNCGSSSLQDSNFIPDGEKYVI from the exons AAACAAATACTTACCGCACCCCTCTCTATGGACAGCCCTCCTGGTGGGGGGAAGATGATGCAAATAACAAGGAGGACAGAAGGCAAGAGGAACATTACTCAG AGAGATCCAAAGAGATAACCCAGCATGAGGAGGAAATGAATGGGAATATTTCTACTTATAGAGATGCCCAAGAACAATCTGTGTTTGCCTTTCGGAGAGAGCCAAGTTATTTTGAGATTCCAACTAAAGAATTTCAGCAGCCATCCAAATCTCCAGAAACACAGGTCCATGAGATCCCAACAAAGGATATTGATGCTGTGGTAGCCCCTGTTGTACAGAGTCATGCCTCTTTCACCATTGAATTCGATGATGGTACCCCTGgcaaaataaagataaaagaCCATGTGACTAAATTTTCACTCAGACAGAGAAGACCGTATAGTAAGGAACCAGCTCATACAGAAGTGATGTCTGCGGAGAGCAAAGTGGCTGACTGGCTTGTCCAGAATGACCCAAGCTTGATGAGACGTCAGTCTGCAGGAGATGATGTTTACAGCACCAAGAGTGACCTGCCAGTTCACGTGAGGACACTTAAAG GTTCCTGGTCGTTGACTGAATCGTGTTGTGTGCCTTCACACTCGTTTCCCTCTCCAAAaaaag GCAATAGGCACGAGGACGGGACACAGAGCGACTCTGAAGACCCTGTGGCACCCAAGGTGGAGAAGGAGACGCCAGCAGGCAGTGAACGTCCGACAGAGCAAACCAGGCTCCAGCGCCAGATGAGGCGAGATCCCCACGAGATGCTGCACAACAAGCAGGCCTTCGTCATCGAGTTCTTCGAGGACACACCACGGAAGAAGCGGTCACAGTCCTTCACGCACAGCGCTCACTCCTCCCAGAGCGACACCGACCCAGGGCTGAAGAACAAGGTTGAAAAGCGCAAGAATGCACTGCCAGCAGAGAAACTGGGAAATTCAGTGCCACCATCCCACCTCACAGCCCAGGTGGGCAAACCCAGTAGCAACTCCTGCGGGACCCAAAGAACAAGCTCCTTCAAGAGGGAGAAGACGGAGGATCGGATCAACTCATCATCCTCCTCTACTTCCAGAGCATCAGCCAAAACTTACGGGAGCATTGGGAGGAAGTCTAAAATGGCTCAGGATTTTATGGCCGAGTACTTGCGTGAGACTGCTCAGTCTGGGAAGCAGAGTGCTGAGAaaccagcccctctgcccatgCCAGTGGCTCCACATGTGGTTATATCATCAGAACCAGAGTCTGTGTCTGCTCCACCTCCAGAGGTGAagtctgcccagggcaggaggaatgATGAGGAAGATAGTGTAAGCGAAACAGGGACATACACCATTGAGACAGAGTCGCAGGATAAAGAGGTGGAGGAAGCACGAAAAATGATAGATCAG GTTTTTGGCGTTCTTGAGTCACCTGAATTTTCCAGAATCTCTTCAGCCTTTAGACCAGTAATTAAAGGTGAAAAAGATGACTCCAGCTCTCAGCATCTAATCAGTGAAAATGGCACTAGTCAGAAGTCACCCTTGCTCCAGGCACTTTCCTCAAAAGCTGTGAGTGGGTCTCAGGCTGAAGCTCAG ATGTCTGCAGCATCTCAAGGGAGTCAGAAGTGGGTGTCTAGGTGGGCGAGCCTTGCGGACAGTTACTCGGAGCCTGGATCTGCCTCTGGGCAGGGTGATGGAAGTGCAG AAAGCGGTGTAGCCCCAAAACCCGGGGAACCGGAAAACTCTGTGCCCTCGAGAACAAGGCGCCTTCTTCCCCAACTCCCACCAAGCGATAAATCAGACAGCCCCACGCCCACGGTCCTGGTTTGCCAGGAGTCCTATTCTGAGGTTTCCAAGAGAACCATCATGAAAGACCACTGTGTGGAAGCCTATGGCGATCCCAGCAGCCGCCTCTTCATCCAAGAAGACTTGGATCCGGATAGCCTTAGTGATGCCAGCAGATCTGACGATGGCTTCAGcatggaaaaaggcaaaaaatataaagaCAATAACAAAATGCTAGAGCAGACAGGGGAAGACAATAGATCAGAGAGCCGGCAGGCAGGAGCCTCCCGGATCTCACACGTGAGAGCTGGAAGTGAGCCAGTTTCTACTTCTTTCTACATTGGTGATGACAGCAATGATGTGGGAGTTCCCTCCAAGCTCTCCCTGAGCGTGTCCCATGCTCGAGCAGACAAAGATATCAAGGATCAGGAGTTTTCCTTCAAGTGTGCTGGCACACCGGTTCCTGGAAAGCCACCAGTCAAAGATGTTAGTGCTTATATaaatgcagctggaaaagtTGTTATTTCCCTTCATCAGAGTCTTCCTCAAGATCAAGAAAACATGTCAGGAAAGGAAACGGCATCTTTTGTTAGACAGGAAAGTTTTACCAAAGACAAATCAAGCAGTGGTGTTCCTCAAAATAAACTCCCGCATATTTCAAGTCACCCTCTGCTTAAAGATTTAGAGGCTGTTCGGTCAACTCGTATGGACTTTAGTCAGGAGACTCATCTTCTCCTCAAGGACACTGAAACTGCCTTGGCAGCATTGGAAGCCAAATTACTTAGTCAAAGCCAACAGCTGGAGCCCTCAGAAACTGCTGGTCAGCTGGAGGACTCCTTGTCAGGGGACTCGGATGTAGACACTGCCAGCACAGTCAGCTTGGTGAGCGGCAAAAATGTCCCGACGAGTGCCCCGAAACGCAAAGCAGTCTCAAGCTTGCAGAAGGAGAAGTCTTCCTCCTCACCTTCCATCCAGGACCAGTGCGGGCAGCCCAGCGCTCGGGACAGGCTGACGGAGAAGCAGAAAACCCAAGCACCAGAGGCATCAAACCGTGCAGAGGCTACCAAACGCTTCCAGATGAAGCGGAGCACTGGGACTCGAGGGTCACTTGACTTCACGGATGATGAGAGAAATTCGAGCTTGCCCTACTTGCCGGTCCCTGACACGGTCGTGTCTGACCACGAGCACTCGGTAGCCCGGCCAGTTCCCAGAAGGAAACCTTATACTCAGACCAGCAAGGAGGATCAGAGCAAAACAACCTCAAATGTCCAGAAAATCCAGCAGGTTCTCACCCGCTCCAACAGTTTATCCACCCCGCGGCCCACACGGGCCTCGAAGCTACGCCGTGCCCGGCTTGGAGATGCTTCGGACAATGAATGTGTCGATGctgagaaaacaaaccccaacactGAAACCACCACTCAGGGCCCCAAGCAGCCCACAGAGACGAAGAAGCTCTCCCGGCTGGACATCctggccatgcccaggaaaCGGGCAGGTTCATTTACAGTGCCCAGTGACTCGGAGACGACGCAGTCGAGGACAGGGTTTTCAGGCCGCAGTGCAGAGTCCTATCGGAAAACAGGGATTTCGGAGGTTAGAGCCGCGGCgaggaaaacagcagctgctgcctctgccaagcAGCCTTTCAGCAGGACCCGTTCAAGCAGTGTCAAGTATTCCTCCTCATCCA CATCAAGGCGGAGACCACAGGGTTCAGATTACACTTCTACTTCGGAGGAGGAATATGGCTCAAATCACAGCTCCCCTAAACACAAACGCTCCCATACTTCAACAGCCACACAAACGCCGCGGATACgtggctctgggctgggcaAGCAGAAGCTCAACGGCAGAGAAACAGATGATGATGAAGATTTTGATGACCACCCTGATCCCTACAACTTCATGGCGCAAACAGCAGAGATAGCAGAAATAGCCAG GCTCAGCCAAACCTTGGTGAAGGATGTGGCCATCCTTGCTCGAGAGATTCATGATGTTGCTGGAGATGGGGACTCACAGAGTTCATCAGGGACGGGACCAAGCACCTCCCTCAGTTCTGTGCCCAACACTCCTGCTTCCACCATATCAGCGAGAGAAGAG ATTGCTCGTAGATCTTTTCGGCTGGCATATCCATCTCAG TTGGTGCAGCACATTCCAGAAGCAAGTCTGAACTACCAGAAAGTGCCTCCGGGATCAGTGGAACTGAAGGATTTTGACCAAAATATGAATGATAATAGAGAAGAGGATCCCTCAAGAAAAACGAGGACAAGAAACCGTGAGGAG GTAATCTTTGACAATCTGATGTTGAACCCAGTGTCCCAGTTATCACATACAATAcgtgaaaatacagaaaacctagctgaaaaaatgaa GATTCTGTTTCAAAACTCAGAAAGGAcctgggaggagatggaggcCAAAATCAATTCAGAAAATGAAGTGCCAATTCTGAAGACATCAAACAAG GAAATCAGTTCTATCCTGAAGGAGCTCAGGCGAGTTCAAAAACAGCTTGAAG tcatAAATGCTATCATTGACCCTACTGGAAACTTGGATATAGTTGCCAGCAACAAAGCATCTGCTGCTGCTAAACAATCTACAGCCACTAAAGTCAGGACTGCTAACAATTCTGGGTCCACACTGGAGACTTTGTCCCCAGCACAGATGAGAAACTACACTCAGAAATCGAACTGTGGGTCTTCTAGCTTACAAGATTCAAATTTCATTCCAGATGGAGAGAAATATGTGATCTGA